The following is a genomic window from Paenibacillus thiaminolyticus.
GTAGGTCCGGCAGTCGGCACCCGTGCCGCGCTGGCTCTGGCCAAGCTGTGCTATGAGACTTTGCTGGAGGATGGAGCCAAGGCCAAAGCGGCCTGCGACGCGAATCTGGTGACGCCTGCGTTTGAAAATATTGTGGAAACGAATATCCTGCTGTCCGGCCTGGGCTTCGAAAGCGGCGGTCTCGCGGCGGCTCATGCGATCCACAATGGCTTGACGGCACTGGAGGGTACGCATCATTATTATCATGGGGAGAAAGTGGCCTTTACGACGCTGGTGCAATTGGTTCTGGAAAATGCGAGCACCGCGGAAATGAATGAGGTGCTGCAATTCTGCGTCAGCGTGGGCCTGCCGGTCTGTCTGGCTGATATCGGCGTGACGAGCGTGACGGATGAAGAGCTGCGGAACGTGGCGGCCAAAGCCTGCATCGCGGAAGAGTCGATTCATTCGATGCCATTCCCGGTTAATGAAGAGATGGTGGTGGCCGCGATTCGCGTCGCGGATCAGATTGGCCAGCAATTTAAGCAAAAGGGTGAATAATCGTGAAGAAGATTATCAATAAGCCGGAGACACTTGTCCGGGAAATGTGCAGCGGCCTGGTGCTTGCTCATCCGGAGCTGGAATTCATCAGCAAGTACAAGATCGTGAAGAAGAGAGAGCTGAACGGGGAAAAGGTCACCTTGATCAGCGGCGGAGGAAGCGGCCATGAGCCGGCGCATGCCGGCTTCGTCGGGCAAGGGATGCTCGATGTGGCGGTGTGCGGCGATGTGTTCGCCTCCCCGTCCCAGATTCAGGTCTATCAAGCGATCAAGGCTTCCGCCAGCAAAAAGGGCACGCTGCTCATCATCAAAAATTATAGCGGCGACATTATGAACTTCAAAAATGCGGCCCATCTCGCGGAAGAAGACGGCATCAAGGTCGATTATGTGAAAGTGGACGACGACATCGCGGTGGAGGACAGTCTGTATACGGTCGGCCGCCGAGGCGTGGCCGGAACGGTGTTCGTGCATAAGATCGCCGGCGCTGCCGCCGAAGCGGGCCTGGAATTGGCGGATGTGAAGGCTGTCGCCCAACACGCGATCGACCGGACGAGAAGCATCGGCTTCGCCCTCACGTCCTGCACCGTCCCGGCCAAAGGGACGCCGACCTTCGAGCTGGGCGAGGATGAAATCGAGTACGGCGTCGGCATTCACGGCGAGCCCGGCATTCGCAGGGAGAAGATGCAGTCGGCGGATGAGCTGGCGAAGAAAATGGTGGCGGATCTGTTCCGCGATATGAAGCTGGATGATGGCTCCGCTGATGAGCTTGCGGTGCTGGTGAACGGGTTCGGCGGCTCGCCGCTGCAGGAGTTGTATCTGCTCGCTAACGCGGTCGTGCGGGAAATCCGCAGTCGTGGAGTCTCCATTTTTAAGGTCTTCGTCGGCAACTATATGACGAGCATCGATATGGCCGGGGCTTCCGTGTCTTTGATGCGGCTGGATGAGCAGTTGAAGCCGTTTTTGGAGGCGGACTGCGATACGCCGGCGCTGCAGGTCAGCGGGCCGTTCGCGCCGCTGGCTGTCCAGGAGGAGGCAGCGGAGACGGCGGAGAAGCAAGCGGTGTCTTATCGCTGCGAGACGGATCCTGCCTATGCGAAGATTGAGGGGAATGTGTTCTCGCTGAACAACTTGATCTATCTTACCGACAAGATGAGCGAGATTATTATCGAGAATGAAGTGCCCTTCTGCGAGCTCGATTCGCATGCCGGGGACGGCGACTTCGGCATGAGCGTCGCGAAAGGCTTCAAGCAATTGAAGCGCGAATGGCATGAGATTCTGGCGCATCACGCCGGGAATATCGGCGAGTTCTTCCATGCTTGCTCCCTGGTCATTATGGAGCATTGCGGCGGCGCTTCCGGGCCGATCTGGGGCTCGGCGTTCCGGGCGGCCGGGAAATATGCCGGGGACCGCACCGAATTGACGGTCCCTGAATTCGCGGGGATGATGCAGGCGGTGGTCAAAGGGATTCAGGACACCGGCGAACGCTCCTTCGGCCGCGGTGCTGTCGTCGGCGACAAGACGCTGATCGACGCGCTGGCTCCGTTCGCGGACGCCTGGGAGCGGAGCGCCGTAGCGGGCGACGAGGTGAAGACGGCAGCGACCGCAGCGGCGGAAGCTGCCGTCCAAGGCGCGAAGCATACGGAGACGATCGTCGCCCGTATGGGCCGGGCAGGCACGGTTGGCGAGCGCAGCCTCGGCTACCCGGACGCCGGCGCCTATGCGCTCGGCGTGATTTTCACGGAGTTGGCGCGGGTGATGGAGTAGCACTTGGCCCCTGCGGTTGCAGGGGCCAGGCTCAGGTGCAGGCGCTGCGGCAGATGCCAGTGGCAGGTGCACAGGTGGAGCGCTGCTGGACTTCTGAACTGCCGGGCTTCCGGGGGGAAGTGCCCCGTCCGGGGGACAAATGCTGCAAAACTACAGTAATTTACTCCTTTGGCAGGCGGATAAGGTCAAAAAGCTGCGCTGGTGCAGCTTTTTGACCTTTTTTGCCCCGTCAGGAGCAAAAGTGGTGAAAATTCCTGTAGATTTGCAGGAATCATTTTCGGGTAGCTAGTTGTCTCGGAGAATACTGCAGTGGTGCAGCAATTTCTGAACTTTCGAGGGATCAAAGTCGCATTAACAAGTGTCTTTTAAACAAATTTATGATTTATTTCTTTGATGTGCTGAAAACAAAACGGATGTTATAGATGACGGGATGAGTTAGTCTAAATGATTTCCAGCAAAACGCACGAAAATCTCCATTAAAGCTGGTGTTCGTATATTGTTAACTGAAAGCATCGGAGACACTTCGCTCTTCCTAAAGGTAGGGGAGGTGTCTCTTTTTCTATGTACGATGATATTTCCAACATTACACTCTGTAGGTATACTTAGGGGAGGAGCAAGCGTTGTGAGAGGGAATTTGGAAAGGTAGAGTGAAGTGGAGTTGGCGTTATGATCCTGCTCGTCGGATTATACGTATACGCGCCTCTTTGTAGGCTAAATTTAGAATACAGTAACGAGAGTTATGACAAATGATTTTTTGATTTATTCAGACACCAACTGGCAGAAAGTAGACATGAAATTAGTCAGGTTCTGAGCTTAAAAAAATGATATAATGAAAAAAATAAAAAGACAGATGATATAGTGTTTTCCACTCTAAAAGAAATGTGTGATTATAATTTATTTGAGCCTAATATGAGTCCTAATGAATTTTTTAGACAAAGTTGGATCATTGATGTCCATGAGGCAGACGAGATGACGCAGCGATTCGTTGTATTTCTCATCATAGATGCAATTGATACATACCTCGCTCGTCTACGGGACTCAGCCTTGGATGATGAGTTTAACCGAGCGTTACGATTAATGATTGTTATTGATGAGGCTAGAAAAGTACTTGGGTTTGGGCAACCTTCTCTGATTAATATAGTAAGGACAAGTAGATCAAAAGGCGGGGCGGTACTCTTTATAACGCAATCTCCAGATGACTTTGCTCAAGATGACGAGAATTATCTTGAAAATATTGGCTTACCAATTTGTTTTAGAACTAACGCCAGAAACTCCTCCTTAAAATCTGTTCTCGGCGGTTCGGTTGATCTTGCAGGACTTGGTAATGGTGTTTGTGTAACCAGATTACCAGAAAATCCTACACTGGTTAGAGTTCAAGCTTGGCAGTAATCCTCCTGATAGATCAATACTTTGTAATTAAGAGCGGTAGTACAGAATTCAATACTGAACTGCCGCTTTTTTGTGTTTATTTGGAAATGTTTCGATAGTATGTCCTCATCTTGTTTAAGGATTCAGTTTACTTAACTTTATATTTATTGTCCTGACAAGTGTTGTAGACGATCCAAGATAATAAAAAAGGACAAGGTAAACAAGCTAAAAAGAAAAGGGCCGCAAGGCCCTTAATTCATTGAATATGTAATTCATTAAAAGATACAAGGCATCTTTAAATCCTTGTAAATATATTTTACTTTCCAAAACGATTTGTAATGAAATTTGGGCGTCTTCATAGAGAAATAGGGTGTGTTGAAGGTTATCTGGAAGCGAATCTCGAATTAGTTTTAGATACTTCTGACATTCAGAAGAAAGTTGTTCAAGGTCTGATTTTGAGTATAGCGTTTCTATACGATTGCGAATTAAAGGTTCAGCTAAGACTTCAAAGGATTCAGGCAATGACTTACCTCCTCTCTTTAACTCTATAAGATTATTATATACCTTCGTAGGGTTAATTGTAAAGAGAATTATTAACTTTATAAGGTGAAATGATGACTTCTAATTGAAAAAAATGATTTTCAGAGAGATAATATATTGAGCATGGGAGGGAATCTGTTTGATAAAGTGTAATATCAGAGTTTTAATGGCTGAGCACCGAATAGATGATATAACAGAGTTAATGACCAGATCTGGACTGAGTAGAAATTCAATTAACAAACTGTATAAAGAAATAAATATTGAGACAACAAAATTAGAAACATTATTTAAACTGTGCGATACATTTGGATGCAAACTATCAGATTTAATTGAATACACGCCTGATAATTAAAGAGTACTAAACGACGAGGGAATATTCGCAGAAGGACCCCACCGTACAATGCATCTACGCTGTGGTACATTCGCCCCTTGGTTGTCAGATGTATAAACAAAAAGAATATTCAGACAACACACGACCCAACCTAAGATAAGAGTTATCTAAGCCCGGGTCGCGTCTTTTTACATTGCTCTGGGGTTGATGGGGATTATGGAGTTAATGTTAATTACACTGATCAAAAACAATTAAACATGAATTGATTGAGAGATAGTTATCGTAAGAGAATAAGAAGACTTAAGGTATGCTTTTATATAAATGTTAGTTAATTGGTAACTATCTTTCTTCAATTTTGGTATGTGATGAGTAATTGGGAAATGATTAATATATAGAATCTCTGAAAGACCTATTGATAGCTATTCAATAAAGGCCCAACTTCAGCTAACATCATATCTACGTTGCGGACTGCACCCTTGGTTCGCAAGCCAGAGAAGTTGATTCAGCGAACAACCCTGCGAGGCTAAGTGCTTCGCACCCAGTCGCTGGCGTATCTTTAAGCCTCTCGGGCTCGTGAATATAGAAATGTCCTGCGAAATAATTCCGAAACGAAAGGTGATTGTTTTGAACGAAGTTGAAGTAACACTACAAGATGTTTTTGCAGAAGAGCTTGATTCGATTCTCGGCTGATATTATATCTATGATGAATTTATTAAGTACTGGCCAGGTGTCTATATTAACGATATAAAGTTTCAAAGTTACTCAGTATCAATTTCATCATTATATTCGATGATGCGTTTTCTGGTTTTATAACTGAAGAAGACTTCAACGATTTTCTTCATACCTTTCTGGGAACCGGAAACATGCTTCAATGAACTACGATTACCTGAAAGCGGTGTAATGATCGCTAGCGTACAAATTAAAGAACCTATAATAAATATTAGATTTAACAATGAAATCTTATGAATCTTGGATTGTCAACAGTATATCAAACAGCTTTCTTAAGGGCTGATCTTCTGTAGTCAACAGGACTCATATAGCCTAAAGTTCCATGTATTCGGTGATTGTTATACCAATTTACGTAGTCGTACAGCTCTAACTCAAGATGCTGAAGGCTCTGGAAGTTCATCTGGAACTCAGTAAGTGTCTATCGATCAACTTGTTCTTGAATTCACTACCACGATCCTTGTGGAATAACTGAATTTGACGTAGAGGCAAAGGCATACCGACCAGGGGGGCATCCTTTTTCAGGCCTGCGCTAAAGCCAATGATCTCTCGATTAAAGAGGTCAACCAGTACACAAATGTACTGCCATCTGTTTTGACTTTGACATACGTCAGAACGCTTACAACGACGCGTTTCGCTTCAGTTTGCTGGAACTGACGGTTCAGTTCAATTGGCTGCTGCGACTGGTTACATGCCGCTTTGTGAGGTTTGTATTGAGTCACCGTGTACGTAGAAACAAGTCCCTGTTCCTTCATGGATGCGTCCAATTCGACGTCTAGATCGATAAGTCCGCGTTCATGAAGCTTGGCTTTGATCTTTCTTGTGCCATAGGCTTTCCGGTTCTTTTCGAAGATTTCAACGATAGGTTTTGTCATCTCGTCTTCATAGTGACGTTCTTTTTCTTCATAATAGTACGTGCTTCTAGAAATTTGCAGGACGTCGCACATTGCTGATACCGAGTATTTGTCACGATTTCGTTTGATGACACTTACTTTCGTCCCATGATAAGCGCGGCTTGCTTTAAAATGTCGTTCTCCATTTTGAGTAGCTGATTTTCTTTTCGCGGAGCGATAAGTTCATTTTCTTCTGGCGAACGATTGTCCTTCTCTGAGAAGGGACCTGACAGATGAGCTTGTTTGATCCAGCGATCTAATGCAGATGCTGTTAGTTCTTATTCACTTACAATATCTGCTCTTGATTTTCCTTCTCGTATAACTGAACCA
Proteins encoded in this region:
- the dhaK gene encoding dihydroxyacetone kinase subunit DhaK; its protein translation is MKKIINKPETLVREMCSGLVLAHPELEFISKYKIVKKRELNGEKVTLISGGGSGHEPAHAGFVGQGMLDVAVCGDVFASPSQIQVYQAIKASASKKGTLLIIKNYSGDIMNFKNAAHLAEEDGIKVDYVKVDDDIAVEDSLYTVGRRGVAGTVFVHKIAGAAAEAGLELADVKAVAQHAIDRTRSIGFALTSCTVPAKGTPTFELGEDEIEYGVGIHGEPGIRREKMQSADELAKKMVADLFRDMKLDDGSADELAVLVNGFGGSPLQELYLLANAVVREIRSRGVSIFKVFVGNYMTSIDMAGASVSLMRLDEQLKPFLEADCDTPALQVSGPFAPLAVQEEAAETAEKQAVSYRCETDPAYAKIEGNVFSLNNLIYLTDKMSEIIIENEVPFCELDSHAGDGDFGMSVAKGFKQLKREWHEILAHHAGNIGEFFHACSLVIMEHCGGASGPIWGSAFRAAGKYAGDRTELTVPEFAGMMQAVVKGIQDTGERSFGRGAVVGDKTLIDALAPFADAWERSAVAGDEVKTAATAAAEAAVQGAKHTETIVARMGRAGTVGERSLGYPDAGAYALGVIFTELARVME
- a CDS encoding helix-turn-helix domain-containing protein: MCLIKCNIRVLMAEHRIDDITELMTRSGLSRNSINKLYKEINIETTKLETLFKLCDTFGCKLSDLIEYTPDN